A DNA window from bacterium contains the following coding sequences:
- a CDS encoding 6-phosphofructokinase, giving the protein MKLGLVTSGGDCPGLNAAIRAVVRTANNRFGYETVGIRNGWKGLHDGDIIPLPSKSVGGILNRGGTILGTSRFNPVHDPDTLAHVLESIALHRLDGIIVIGGDGSLSAGYELSKHGAKIIGIPKTIDNDITGTDATFGFYTAVQTVTNAIDSLHATAESHHRIMIIETMGRNSGWIAVTAGIAGGADLILIPERPFSWEKVCQQLVTRHEIKRFSIVVVAEGAVAEGEGIITSGQLDNFGRPVYGGIGYRVAREIEQRTGISTRVTALGHVQRSGTPVAEDRLLATTMGVHAVEAASQDQFGHFVALRDGHLVTVPLSEMKGKTRFVDERMYEIAEIFFG; this is encoded by the coding sequence ATGAAGTTAGGCCTGGTTACATCCGGTGGCGACTGCCCGGGGCTGAATGCCGCCATTCGCGCCGTTGTGCGCACCGCCAACAACCGCTTCGGCTATGAAACCGTCGGCATCCGCAACGGGTGGAAAGGGCTGCACGACGGCGATATCATCCCCCTGCCCTCCAAGTCGGTCGGCGGCATCCTGAATCGCGGCGGCACCATTCTGGGCACCTCGCGCTTCAACCCGGTTCACGACCCCGACACGCTGGCTCATGTGCTGGAAAGCATCGCATTGCACCGATTGGACGGCATTATCGTCATCGGCGGCGACGGCAGCCTGTCCGCAGGCTACGAGCTGTCGAAGCACGGCGCGAAGATCATCGGCATTCCCAAGACCATTGACAACGACATCACGGGCACGGATGCCACGTTCGGCTTCTACACGGCGGTGCAAACGGTGACGAATGCGATTGACAGCCTGCACGCCACCGCCGAATCGCATCACCGCATCATGATCATCGAGACGATGGGCCGCAATTCCGGCTGGATCGCCGTGACCGCAGGCATCGCCGGCGGCGCCGACCTGATTCTGATCCCCGAGCGCCCGTTCAGCTGGGAGAAGGTCTGCCAGCAGCTCGTCACGCGCCATGAAATCAAGCGCTTCTCCATCGTCGTGGTGGCTGAAGGCGCCGTCGCCGAAGGCGAAGGCATCATCACCAGCGGCCAGTTGGACAACTTCGGTCGTCCGGTGTACGGTGGTATCGGCTATCGCGTCGCCCGTGAAATCGAACAGCGTACCGGCATCTCGACGCGCGTCACCGCGCTCGGCCATGTCCAGCGCAGCGGCACTCCCGTCGCCGAAGACCGCCTGCTCGCCACCACGATGGGTGTGCACGCGGTAGAAGCTGCGTCGCAAGACCAGTTCGGCCACTTCGTCGCCCTCCGCGACGGCCACTTGGTCACCGTCCCGCTCTCCGAAATGAAGGGCAAGACGCGTTTCGTAGACGAACGCATGTACGAAATCGCCGAGATCTTCTTTGGGTAG